The nucleotide sequence AAACCCGGTAACACCTAATGCAATTAAAATGGCATCAGAAATAGAACAGATTAAACACACGAAAAATAAATAATGATTTTTTATACCTTGTTTAAGGACAAAAGCATTTTGAGAGCCTATTGCGAGAATTAAAGATAATCCAAGTGAAAAACCAGAAAAGAAAGTAAGCATTAATTTTTCTTCTTGTTATTAAAATGACGATTTCGTTTAAGCACCTAACGCCTGGTTAAGCCGCGTGCCGAAGGCACGTCGGGTGGAGGGCGAAGCCCGGAACGAACTTGAACCATTTGTATGGATAATGATTAACGAAACAGGGTAATGTGAGACCCAAGCTTTAGCAGCAACTAAAGCCTTCTTATACAGCAGTTCGATGGAACTTTGGCTCCTCAGTTGAGAGACCGGTAACAAGTAAGAACGCTGCATAAGACTCCAAGCATCAAGTTCGGATAGTCAGAGGGGCCTCGAGCCCGAATTAGCAAGGCAGAACCAGCTTATGATGAATAACAAAAATAATCAAAATCCAGTTACTGTGGGAGTCGATACAGGCAAGTCTCAACTGGACATATACATACGCCCTCTGGACATCTATTTCTCCGTCAGCAATGATGAAAAAGGTGTTCAGGAAGCCATCAAACAAATCAAAAAACATAAACCTGAACGGATTGTAATCGAAGCAACAGGTAGGCTTGAACACCTTTTCATTATGAGCTGTTCAAAAGCGAAGCTCCCTCTTCGTTGTTGCCAACCCTGCCCACATTAAAAAATTTGCGGGTGCCATTGGACGGTTGGCAAAAACAGACAAACTGGATGCACAGCTCATCGCTCATTATGGTGAAGCGATAAAGCCAGCACTATCTGAACTGAAGCCCGAGGCTCTGCAGCAGATGAGCGATTTGCTAGCTCGTAGAAGGCAGCTGATCGAGATGCAGACGATGGAGAAGAATCGTCGGCAGATCATGCCCAAAAAAGTCAGCCGCCTCATAACTCCAGTGTTAACGGTACTGGGAAAGCAGATTGAAAAAGTAGATCAAATGCTGCTGAAACTGATTGCAGACTGTCCTGAATACCAGTCGAAATTCGACATCATCCACAGTGTTCCTGGCATTGGGAAAGTAGTTACATTCAGCCTACTCAGTGACATGCCAGAGCTAGGTTATTTGACGAACAAACAAGCTGCAGCACTGATCGGAGTAGCACCGATAAACAGAGAGAGTGGAGCCTATCAGGGGCAACGCAAAATCAAAGGTGGCCGCCACAAAATTCGTACCGTTATGTTTATGGCTATGATGTCTGCAATCCAGTGTAACCCTGTTTTTAAGTCGACCTATGAACGACTACTGAGTACAGGAAAAGCAAAGAAAACAGCTCTCATCGCCTGTGTGAGAAAGATGATTGTTATCGTGAATTCTATGGTCAGGGATGGGGCTCAATGGAACCCCAATATTGCTGGATAAAATGTAGTTGACACCATAGTCACTTGTTATGTTGCAGCTTGTGGCACAAAGCTGATTTTTACCTTGTAACCAATCGCCTTTGCATAATCTTCGATTGTGGAAAGCTTGGGAGATGTTCTTGAATTAACATTCTCTAAGCGAGAAATATTACTTTTCTGAGTATGCAAAATCTCCGCTAACTCTTCTTGGGTTAAACCTGCTTCCTTGCGGAGAGCTATAAGCTGCTTACGCAACTCGTAGGCGAGTTCCAGTTCCTCATATTCAGCTCTTACTTCTGGGTCTTTAAGAGCTTTTTTCTTGAAATCAGAAAATGTTGGTCTTGTCATTTTTTGACCTCCTTCATTCGCTTTCTGGCAAGCTCCAGCTCTTTTTTGGGCGTTTTCTGAGTCTTTTTGATGAAGGAGTTAAGAACAATAACTTCTTGTCCCTTAACATGACAGAACAGAGAACGACCAATACCTTCTTTGCCTTTTGCTCTAATCTCGAAGAGACCATCACCCATTGGAGCTGTATATGGCTTGCCGAGAGCAGGACCAAATTCTTCAATCATTTCAGCTATATGGATGAAGTTAGCCAAGATTCCCGTAGGAAACCCCAGAGTCTCTTCCTCTACTTTCTTGCTGTAAAACGTGATACGCCACTTCATACAGAAAGGTTATCATATTTGATAACTCTTGCAAGAAATAGTTCCCTGAGATTTATGAGGGATTGGCTGCTGCAACATAACGCCTGGTTAAGCCGCGTGCCGAAGGCACGTCGGGCGGAGGGGCGAAGCCCCGGAGCAAACTTGAACCATTGTATGGATAATGATTAACGAAACAGGGTAATGTGAGACCCAAGCTTTAGCAGCAACTAAAGCCTTCTTATACAGCAGTTCGATGGAACTTTGGCTCCTCAGTTGAGAGGCCGGTAACAAGTAAGAACGCTGCATAAGACTCCAAGCATCAAGTTCGGATAGTCAGAGGAGCCTCGAGCCCGAATTAGCAAGGCAGAACCAGCTTATGATGAATAACAAAAATAATCAAAATCCAGTTACCGTGGGAGTCGATACAGGCAAGTCTCAACTGGACATATACATACGTCCTCTGGACATCTATTTCTCCGTCAGCAATGATGAAAAAGGTGTTCAGGAAGCCATCAAACAAATCAAAAAACATAAACCTGAACGGATTGTAATCGAAGCAACAGGTAGGCTTGAACACCTTTTCATTATGAGCTGTTCAAAAGCGAAGCTCCCCTTCGTTGTTGCCAACCCTGCCCACATTAAAAAATTTGCGGGTGCCATTGGACGGTTGGCAAAAACAGACAAACTGGATGCACAGCTCATCGCTCATTATGGTGAAGCGATAAAGCCAGCACTATCTGAACTGAAGCCTGAGGCTCTGCAGCAGATGAGTGATTTGCTTGCTCGTAGAAGGCAGCTAATCGAGATGCAGACGATGGAGAAGAATCGTCGGCAGGTCATGCCCAAAAAAGTCAGCCGCCTCATAACTCCAGTGTTAACGGTACTGGGAAAGCAGATTGAGAAAGTAGATCAAATGCTGCTGAAACTGATTGCAGTCTGTCCTGAATACCAGTCGAAATTCGACATCATCCACAGTGTTCCTGGCATTGGGAAAGTAGTTACATTCAGCCTACTCAGTGACATGCCAGAACTAGGTTATTTGACGAACAAACAAGCTGCAGCACTGATCGGAGTAGCACCGATAAACAGAGAGAGTGGAGCCTATCAGGGGCAACGCAAAATCAAAGGTGGCCGCCACAAAATTCGTACCGTTATGTTCATGGCTATGATGTCTGCAATCCAGTGTAACCCTGTTTTTAAGTCGACCTATGAACGACTACTGAGTACAGGAAAAGCAAAGAAAACAGCTCTCATCGCCTGTGTGAGAAAGATGATTGTTATCGTGAATTCTATGGTCAGGGATGGGGCTCAGTGGAACCCCAATATTGCTGGATAAAATGTAGTTGACACCATAGTCACTTGTTAGGTGCCCTTGCAACTCCATTGTTGTTTATTGGCACCCAACTTGAAACAACTCCTCTTGCCGTTTGCTGCGGACTCACCGCTATAAACTGCTGAGTAAGGCAGAGGAGTTGAATTTAAACTCTGAGACAAAAAAGTATAGAGCTTTTTGAAGCTCAACCGTGGAACCGATCCCAAAACCATCAAGTTAACATGAGCCCACTATCAGCATTTGCTGAGAAGGTACCAAGTTAATACTGCCGTAACCCGTTTCTTTAAATGAGAACCAAAACTTACTCGCCAGAAACACTGAAGTTTCACCAAGCCTGAGGGAGATTCATTCGTCCCAAGGTGCCCCGAAACCAAAAGGCTGAAAGTTTGAAATAACTGTAAGCGGTTGGGGAACTCCATCTACCCCTATTTCCACCAATCCGCTATTTTTAAATCATCCTGTGTGAGCTTCATAGGCAACAGGTGTTCGACACTGCTGCCTTTGGATAGCTGAGGTAATTTAGACAGTACGTAGCGGAACCATGCATAAGGCTCCAGACCGTTGGCTTTGGCCGTTTCGATCAGGCTGTACAACACTGCGCTGGCTTTGGCTCCATCTACGCATTGGGCGAAGAGCCAGTTTTTGCGACCGATCACAAAGGGTTTTATCGCTCGCTCTGCGGCATTGTTGTCAATGTCCAGCAGTCCGCTATCAAGATAGCGCATCAGATAAGGCCACTGATTTTGCGCATAAGTAATGGCTTTGCCCAGCTTGTTTTTCGGGGCTATTTTCGGTTGCTGCCTGTCCAGCCATTTTTTCAGCTTATCCATAACCGGTCGGCTTTCCGATTGCCGGATCTGGAACCGTTCTTCAACGGATTTGTCTTTGATCCTTCGCTCTATGGCGTAGAGCGTCTGGATCATGTTCAGCACCTGGGCCGGTTTGCTGATTTTAGTTTGTGGCCCACCCTTCTTTTTGGGGATGGCGTCCAGGGCTTCCTTGAATTTTCTGCGGGCGTGCGCCAGGCAGCCAACCAACTCAATCTCTGGCTGCTTGCTACTCAGGGTTTTATAGGCAGGCAAGCCGTCACACTGTAAATAGCCGCTAAAACCCGACAAAAATGCCTGTGGTCGTCCGTGATCCCGACCTGACTGGTAGTTGTACAACACAACGGGAGAGCCCAGCTGTCCTGTCGTACGATACAGCCACATGTAGGACTTGTTTTGCGGTGTACGATCAGGTTCGTTCAATACCTGTAGTGGTGTTTCATCCGTCTGGATGCATGGCTGCTTAACCAGCATCTTCTGTAAAGTGTCGTACAGTGGCTGAAGTAAAACCGACACCCTGATCATCCATTCAGCCATTGACGCACGACGGATCTCTACGCCCATG is from Endozoicomonas gorgoniicola and encodes:
- the tnpC gene encoding IS66 family transposase, whose translation is MNTITTPDSPTFESLQLEIIQLKTKLAWYEEQFRLYQHKKFGSSSERFEDQGQLFNEAEELAEEATEEEQEPETQTIEAHQRKKPVRKTLSEDLPRDVVTLDVSEEEKQCDCCGKELQAFGHESSCKLDIVPAQVKVIEFQRLKYRCECESGVKTAPMPKLPIPKSIATPGLLAWIITSKYCDALPLYRQEFILKRMGVEIRRASMAEWMIRVSVLLQPLYDTLQKMLVKQPCIQTDETPLQVLNEPDRTPQNKSYMWLYRTTGQLGSPVVLYNYQSGRDHGRPQAFLSGFSGYLQCDGLPAYKTLSSKQPEIELVGCLAHARRKFKEALDAIPKKKGGPQTKISKPAQVLNMIQTLYAIERRIKDKSVEERFQIRQSESRPVMDKLKKWLDRQQPKIAPKNKLGKAITYAQNQWPYLMRYLDSGLLDIDNNAAERAIKPFVIGRKNWLFAQCVDGAKASAVLYSLIETAKANGLEPYAWFRYVLSKLPQLSKGSSVEHLLPMKLTQDDLKIADWWK
- a CDS encoding IS110 family RNA-guided transposase, translating into MNNKNNQNPVTVGVDTGKSQLDIYIRPLDIYFSVSNDEKGVQEAIKQIKKHKPERIVIEATGRLEHLFIMSCSKAKLPFVVANPAHIKKFAGAIGRLAKTDKLDAQLIAHYGEAIKPALSELKPEALQQMSDLLARRRQLIEMQTMEKNRRQVMPKKVSRLITPVLTVLGKQIEKVDQMLLKLIAVCPEYQSKFDIIHSVPGIGKVVTFSLLSDMPELGYLTNKQAAALIGVAPINRESGAYQGQRKIKGGRHKIRTVMFMAMMSAIQCNPVFKSTYERLLSTGKAKKTALIACVRKMIVIVNSMVRDGAQWNPNIAG
- a CDS encoding type II toxin-antitoxin system RelE/ParE family toxin, yielding MKWRITFYSKKVEEETLGFPTGILANFIHIAEMIEEFGPALGKPYTAPMGDGLFEIRAKGKEGIGRSLFCHVKGQEVIVLNSFIKKTQKTPKKELELARKRMKEVKK
- a CDS encoding helix-turn-helix domain-containing protein; this translates as MTRPTFSDFKKKALKDPEVRAEYEELELAYELRKQLIALRKEAGLTQEELAEILHTQKSNISRLENVNSRTSPKLSTIEDYAKAIGYKVKISFVPQAAT